One genomic region from Leptospira montravelensis encodes:
- a CDS encoding M23 family metallopeptidase — protein MAETYVTTAYERLQIANLRWRKRLQKWISRSREKVSFVLIPNDEKPLAQIEISVGMLGFLFGLSLSLVLLSFGLLFYFSFLFDRDLSLEKKTETQLVSFLFYDLLSQDLRDSVEELESTTESLNLLAWEEIPEKEMITQDYLLKEEFRKDASELDSNLLLFQQVVTTYTQFGVKLGNLVPNFQNAIDYLSMRESIFYSMPRGRPLRPGVGVVTSTFGYRSDPFGILPVGESHSGIDFAAGEGTPIYATGPGIIAVDTAVGGLGKSVRINHENGFFTLYGHCSLILVNPGDRVKRGDKIALVGQTGKATGAHVHYEVRIGLDAPLDPEEYINLD, from the coding sequence TTGGCAGAAACTTACGTCACAACCGCCTATGAAAGGCTTCAAATTGCAAACTTACGATGGAGAAAACGCCTCCAGAAGTGGATTTCCCGTAGCCGGGAAAAAGTAAGTTTTGTCCTCATCCCCAATGATGAAAAACCGTTGGCGCAGATTGAAATTTCTGTCGGAATGCTCGGATTTTTATTCGGACTTTCCCTATCTCTGGTTCTGCTTTCCTTTGGACTTCTCTTTTATTTTTCCTTTCTCTTTGACCGAGACCTCTCTTTGGAGAAAAAAACAGAGACTCAATTAGTATCTTTTTTGTTTTACGACCTACTTTCTCAGGACTTAAGAGACTCAGTGGAGGAACTTGAGTCCACTACCGAGTCACTCAATTTACTTGCTTGGGAAGAAATCCCAGAAAAAGAGATGATCACTCAAGATTATCTTTTAAAAGAAGAGTTTCGTAAAGATGCGAGTGAACTCGATTCCAATCTTTTATTATTCCAACAAGTTGTTACCACCTACACTCAGTTTGGTGTCAAATTAGGTAATTTAGTTCCCAATTTTCAAAATGCCATCGACTATCTTTCCATGAGAGAAAGTATCTTTTATTCTATGCCTAGGGGCCGACCACTGAGGCCCGGTGTGGGAGTTGTGACTTCTACCTTTGGTTATCGCAGTGATCCTTTTGGAATTTTACCTGTAGGGGAATCCCATTCGGGAATTGACTTTGCGGCTGGCGAAGGAACACCAATTTATGCCACGGGACCTGGAATCATTGCTGTGGATACGGCGGTGGGTGGACTCGGAAAATCGGTTAGAATCAATCATGAAAATGGATTTTTTACGCTTTATGGCCACTGTTCTCTCATTTTAGTGAATCCAGGGGACCGAGTCAAACGGGGAGATAAAATTGCCCTTGTGGGCCAAACAGGTAAAGCAACTGGCGCTCACGTTCACTATGAAGTGCGGATCGGACTTGATGCTCCACTTGATCCGGAAGAATACATTAACTTAGATTAA
- a CDS encoding DoxX family protein, producing MFDTLFSTSGDIIPLILRITAFVVIFPHGAQKLLGWFGGYGFKGTYGFFTGQMKFPGILAVLIILGESFGPVLLLVGFFTKFAAASIAIIMIGAAVLAHRHNGFFINWNGNQKGEGYEFHILATGLLIALVVGGAGVYSIDFNLIGKF from the coding sequence ATGTTCGATACACTATTTTCTACTTCCGGGGACATCATACCCCTCATCTTACGCATCACAGCTTTTGTTGTGATTTTCCCACACGGTGCCCAAAAACTACTAGGTTGGTTTGGTGGTTACGGTTTCAAAGGAACCTACGGATTCTTTACAGGACAAATGAAGTTTCCTGGAATCCTGGCTGTTCTTATCATCCTTGGAGAATCCTTTGGACCTGTTTTACTGCTTGTGGGATTCTTCACTAAGTTTGCTGCCGCATCCATTGCTATCATTATGATTGGTGCTGCTGTACTTGCGCATAGACATAACGGATTTTTTATCAACTGGAATGGAAACCAAAAAGGGGAAGGATATGAATTTCATATCTTAGCGACTGGACTTCTCATAGCCCTTGTTGTGGGTGGAGCTGGTGTGTATTCGATTGATTTTAATTTAATCGGAAAATTCTAA
- a CDS encoding prolipoprotein diacylglyceryl transferase, whose amino-acid sequence MLDRIPIPNPFGWEGLSTFSLLMMLAFLVGSYLLPKELERKKLDPSHSDWLIFLGILGTLVGAKIFFIFEIWDQVFIDVPGYDGKYSYPLTHWNGFPGHPGLWSSLFSGGGLVFFGGLLFGWLFITLYFRHHKLDVGAYYDAVIPALSMGYAIGRLGCFVSGDGCYGFATDVRIPFFVFDFHGAHPSGVPVWNTPVMESIMAFGYFAYFQFWARYQNFRKWSIGAQFLIIHGFARLIIEFLRVNKAVIPFIEPPTLVNIPDANGNPTFLTGYYWHGFSQSQYISIALILFGVYLMITKKLWLKEETKV is encoded by the coding sequence ATGTTAGATCGAATTCCGATTCCGAATCCCTTTGGCTGGGAAGGTTTGTCCACTTTCAGCCTCCTTATGATGTTAGCCTTTCTTGTTGGTTCCTACCTTCTGCCAAAGGAGCTAGAACGAAAGAAATTGGATCCGAGCCACTCGGATTGGTTGATTTTTCTTGGGATTTTGGGCACTTTAGTCGGTGCCAAAATTTTCTTTATCTTTGAAATTTGGGATCAGGTGTTTATTGATGTTCCCGGTTATGACGGAAAGTATTCTTACCCGCTCACCCATTGGAACGGATTCCCTGGCCATCCTGGGCTTTGGTCCTCTCTTTTTAGCGGCGGCGGGCTTGTCTTCTTTGGAGGTTTACTGTTTGGTTGGCTTTTTATCACTCTTTACTTCCGCCACCACAAACTAGACGTCGGTGCTTATTATGATGCAGTGATCCCGGCGCTTAGCATGGGTTATGCGATTGGCAGACTCGGTTGTTTTGTCAGTGGAGACGGATGTTACGGTTTTGCCACTGATGTACGAATTCCATTTTTTGTTTTTGATTTCCACGGTGCCCATCCTTCTGGGGTTCCTGTATGGAACACACCTGTGATGGAATCTATCATGGCTTTTGGATATTTTGCTTATTTCCAATTTTGGGCAAGATACCAAAATTTTCGCAAATGGAGTATTGGTGCGCAGTTTCTCATCATCCACGGATTTGCAAGACTCATCATTGAGTTCTTACGTGTGAATAAAGCGGTGATTCCTTTTATAGAACCTCCTACTCTTGTGAACATACCCGATGCAAATGGAAACCCAACTTTCCTCACAGGTTACTATTGGCATGGATTTTCACAGTCCCAATATATCTCCATTGCTCTTATCCTCTTTGGTGTCTATCTTATGATTACCAAAAAACTTTGGTTAAAGGAAGAAACAAAAGTATGA
- a CDS encoding crotonase/enoyl-CoA hydratase family protein yields MNPSPFFEIEKRKNVAILWLNRPEKRNAMNWPFWRDLPDMVDQINADPQIHCFVIAAKGKSFSTGLDLEEFFQDFKPVVQGELADGREKLYQLILTMQKGINAVYNSKKPSIALVQKHCIGGGLDLVSACDIRYAAKDAVFSLRESKVAIVADMGSLQRLPHLIGNAHTRELALTGKDISAEEALHMGLVTKVTEDFDTLLQAGLKTAEEIAENPTIVIRGVKQVLNHGIGKTIEEGLDYVAVWNASMLDSKDFRSAIGGFMERKRPVFNPETRVD; encoded by the coding sequence ATGAACCCTTCTCCATTCTTTGAAATAGAAAAAAGAAAAAACGTCGCCATCCTTTGGCTCAATCGTCCCGAAAAAAGAAATGCGATGAATTGGCCTTTCTGGCGAGACCTTCCCGATATGGTGGATCAAATCAATGCAGACCCGCAAATTCATTGTTTTGTGATCGCTGCTAAAGGAAAATCTTTCTCCACAGGTCTTGATTTAGAAGAATTTTTCCAAGACTTCAAACCAGTAGTGCAAGGGGAACTTGCGGATGGAAGGGAAAAACTCTACCAACTCATTCTCACAATGCAAAAAGGAATCAATGCGGTTTATAATTCTAAAAAACCATCCATAGCGCTTGTTCAAAAACATTGTATTGGCGGGGGACTTGATTTGGTATCTGCTTGTGACATTCGTTACGCGGCAAAGGATGCGGTATTCTCATTAAGGGAATCCAAAGTTGCCATTGTTGCTGATATGGGTTCGCTGCAAAGGCTCCCCCATCTGATTGGAAATGCACACACAAGAGAGCTTGCCCTGACAGGAAAAGACATTAGTGCCGAGGAAGCTTTACATATGGGACTTGTAACAAAAGTTACCGAAGACTTCGACACTCTACTGCAAGCCGGACTAAAAACTGCCGAAGAAATCGCAGAAAACCCGACGATTGTCATCCGAGGAGTCAAACAAGTATTAAATCATGGTATAGGAAAGACCATTGAAGAAGGTTTAGACTACGTAGCTGTTTGGAATGCAAGTATGCTAGATTCCAAAGACTTCCGTTCTGCCATTGGTGGGTTTATGGAACGAAAACGACCAGTTTTTAATCCAGAAACCCGAGTAGACTAA
- a CDS encoding tetratricopeptide repeat protein encodes MSSFFSLIREAKILEEEKEFTRAFNVYAQSESHTKNESALIKIKAKKAWCLYAVGNPRETETLFQDIIQNYPSHPLSITVYSRYLIKLKKFKSAKILLQKSIIQFPSYLENYLLLASLLKDMERSEEAIEVLKKALSQDHLSNGRGIDRKDIWAELGSLYFSRGDFNSALASLKKSLKMVEPEEFLHYDLLALCYLEAEDPENALISIRTHIQFCKEIDPETLIILARAHCRLGKLEEAANNLIQAYSIEDSLYLKATDFIDFAPLLRNGFFTTLENIEWEEP; translated from the coding sequence ATGAGCTCTTTTTTTTCCCTAATCCGCGAAGCAAAAATCCTGGAAGAGGAAAAGGAATTCACGAGAGCATTTAATGTTTATGCACAGAGTGAATCCCATACAAAAAACGAATCGGCCCTCATCAAAATCAAAGCCAAAAAGGCCTGGTGTTTGTATGCAGTTGGTAACCCTAGAGAAACGGAAACTCTATTTCAGGATATCATTCAAAACTATCCCTCACATCCCTTAAGTATCACCGTTTATTCTCGTTATCTGATCAAATTAAAGAAATTCAAATCAGCAAAAATTTTACTCCAAAAAAGTATAATACAGTTTCCATCCTATTTAGAAAACTACCTCCTTCTTGCCTCCCTGCTAAAAGATATGGAAAGATCTGAAGAAGCGATTGAGGTATTAAAAAAAGCTCTTTCTCAAGACCATTTAAGTAACGGCCGAGGGATTGATAGGAAAGACATTTGGGCCGAACTTGGATCACTTTATTTTTCTCGAGGTGATTTTAATTCGGCTCTTGCTTCCTTAAAAAAATCTTTGAAAATGGTGGAACCGGAAGAGTTCCTTCATTATGATTTGCTTGCCTTGTGTTATTTGGAGGCAGAAGATCCAGAAAATGCACTTATATCGATAAGAACCCATATTCAATTTTGTAAAGAAATTGATCCTGAGACATTAATCATATTAGCAAGAGCCCATTGCCGCTTGGGGAAATTGGAGGAAGCTGCCAACAATCTCATCCAAGCATATTCCATAGAAGATTCTTTATACTTAAAAGCTACTGACTTTATCGATTTTGCGCCTCTACTTAGAAATGGTTTTTTTACAACCTTGGAGAACATTGAATGGGAAGAACCATAA
- a CDS encoding AAA domain-containing protein: MGRTIKQEFGSLEEEILNVKSILLKEREFERSLFLEKGEQSKAIQAAELEDLKFVVGNTWRAEFKISASTKAKEWLKPGIPVLLKGNSESIFGNIYRTNDTQLTVQIRGDYEWEDSEFQISKWFQESTYDLYNEIIAKVLEDKDSLSHKKLNWILGFGLGEKPTPPKSGLTTPPLERIFQIADYGMIFGPPGTGKTTLLMQAVEFIKAKNESVLTLCPTNFACDYIVELALKKGIRVIRLGNSTKIKEEVLPHHIDHLIQEHPDQKQIHNWQTELKAIQKKANSWKRNFGKEEKEERKALRKEAKFLLTTIREAESNIRMKLLDNAELIVSTFSGFGNEFKKGRVFDYVFVDEATQSLDPGCYLALYVGKKTFYFGDPKQLGASFSHPDHESLHSFLEKAVAFDTGERVIFLEKQFRMKPEILGFPNKTYYESKILTHPDAKWNNNLDISNVFGNNSPILWIDTAGSDSEEETEGEEPSFFNHTEIQLIETLFRLGIPKEQTTVISPYRGQVEKLINVSSGRWFTQTIDSFQGRESEIVILSLVRSNNDGEIGFLLNPKRLNVALTRAKSHLILIGDSGTLCQAKEFQDLYSYIESVGEIRSIYEFME; the protein is encoded by the coding sequence ATGGGAAGAACCATAAAACAAGAGTTTGGTTCACTTGAAGAAGAAATTCTAAACGTAAAATCAATTTTATTAAAAGAACGTGAATTTGAACGTTCTTTGTTTTTAGAAAAAGGGGAACAATCGAAAGCCATTCAAGCCGCAGAACTAGAAGATCTAAAATTTGTAGTGGGAAATACTTGGAGGGCTGAATTCAAAATTTCAGCATCTACAAAAGCCAAAGAATGGTTAAAACCTGGAATTCCTGTCCTCTTAAAAGGAAATTCCGAATCCATTTTTGGAAATATTTACAGAACAAATGATACCCAATTGACAGTCCAGATACGAGGAGATTACGAGTGGGAAGACAGTGAATTTCAAATTTCCAAGTGGTTCCAAGAATCCACATATGATCTATATAACGAAATCATAGCCAAAGTTTTAGAAGATAAAGATAGCCTATCCCATAAAAAGCTAAATTGGATTTTGGGATTTGGTCTTGGAGAAAAACCGACTCCGCCAAAATCGGGACTAACAACACCTCCACTCGAACGTATCTTTCAAATCGCAGATTATGGAATGATATTCGGTCCACCAGGAACCGGAAAGACTACCTTACTCATGCAAGCTGTGGAATTCATCAAAGCAAAAAATGAGTCAGTGTTAACACTTTGTCCCACAAACTTCGCTTGTGATTATATTGTAGAACTTGCTTTAAAAAAAGGAATACGTGTGATCCGATTGGGTAACTCCACCAAAATCAAAGAAGAAGTCCTACCCCATCATATCGACCACCTCATCCAAGAACACCCAGACCAAAAACAAATTCACAACTGGCAAACAGAACTAAAAGCCATTCAAAAAAAAGCTAACTCTTGGAAACGAAATTTTGGCAAAGAAGAAAAAGAAGAAAGAAAAGCCCTTAGAAAAGAAGCTAAGTTTTTACTTACCACGATCAGAGAGGCGGAATCAAACATCCGTATGAAGTTATTAGATAATGCCGAACTCATTGTATCTACGTTTTCTGGATTTGGAAATGAATTTAAAAAAGGTAGAGTTTTTGATTACGTGTTTGTGGATGAAGCGACACAAAGTTTAGATCCAGGATGTTATCTTGCTTTATATGTTGGTAAAAAAACTTTTTACTTTGGAGATCCTAAACAACTTGGAGCTAGTTTCTCTCATCCCGACCACGAATCTCTCCATAGTTTTCTAGAAAAGGCAGTTGCTTTTGATACAGGAGAGCGGGTGATCTTTTTAGAAAAACAATTCCGAATGAAACCGGAAATCCTTGGGTTTCCCAACAAAACATATTATGAAAGCAAAATTTTAACCCATCCTGATGCAAAATGGAACAACAATCTGGATATTTCAAATGTATTTGGAAATAATTCACCGATCCTTTGGATTGATACGGCAGGAAGTGATTCTGAGGAAGAAACAGAAGGAGAAGAACCAAGTTTTTTTAATCATACGGAAATCCAACTGATAGAAACTTTGTTTCGGTTAGGAATTCCCAAAGAACAAACAACTGTCATTTCACCTTACAGAGGACAGGTGGAAAAATTAATCAACGTATCGTCGGGCAGATGGTTTACCCAAACCATTGATTCCTTCCAAGGAAGAGAGTCAGAAATTGTGATTTTAAGTTTAGTCAGGTCCAATAATGACGGAGAGATTGGGTTTTTATTAAATCCAAAACGTTTGAATGTGGCATTAACACGTGCTAAATCACATTTGATTCTAATCGGAGATTCTGGAACCCTTTGCCAGGCCAAGGAATTCCAAGACCTCTATTCTTATATTGAATCTGTTGGTGAAATTCGTTCGATTTATGAATTTATGGAATAA
- a CDS encoding adenylate/guanylate cyclase domain-containing protein — protein sequence MGQKRTIATSASEERLEKLLEERLSPGSNQEIIDKRIWDLFGETWCVMFTDLSGFSRGVAKFGIIHFLQTIYESQRILIPVLDEFDGILMKDEGDSLMVLFRNTNKAIQCAIQMQKACKRYNEGRVAEEQILLCVGLGYGKILKIGDTDVFGAEVNAASKLGEDTANAWEILVTNSVKENADETSDFDFEPITEIPPGSDGAFRLVYTLEEPKWVVL from the coding sequence ATGGGTCAAAAACGTACCATTGCTACCTCCGCTTCCGAAGAACGATTAGAAAAACTATTAGAAGAAAGACTTAGCCCTGGCTCTAACCAAGAAATTATCGACAAACGAATTTGGGACCTCTTTGGAGAAACCTGGTGTGTGATGTTTACCGACCTTTCTGGTTTTTCTCGTGGTGTTGCCAAATTTGGAATCATTCACTTTTTACAAACCATCTATGAATCACAAAGAATCCTCATTCCTGTTTTGGATGAGTTTGATGGAATCCTGATGAAAGACGAAGGGGATAGCCTTATGGTACTTTTTCGTAATACCAATAAGGCAATCCAATGTGCCATCCAAATGCAAAAGGCATGCAAACGTTATAATGAGGGAAGGGTGGCAGAAGAACAAATTTTACTTTGTGTCGGACTTGGGTATGGCAAAATCCTAAAAATTGGAGATACCGATGTATTTGGTGCGGAAGTGAACGCAGCATCTAAATTAGGTGAAGATACTGCCAATGCTTGGGAGATTTTAGTCACCAATTCTGTGAAAGAAAATGCCGACGAAACCTCTGATTTTGATTTTGAACCCATTACAGAAATCCCGCCAGGTTCTGACGGGGCATTCCGATTGGTTTACACTTTAGAAGAACCCAAATGGGTTGTATTATAA
- a CDS encoding TetR/AcrR family transcriptional regulator, whose protein sequence is MGKQEETRKQIIESAFVLIYQNGFQGVGVREIAQKANLTIGAFFYHFPTKNHVGYAIIDEFLSKGILDRWIVPLKTFENPVEGIIQTFKKTFEEWPDEFVSRGCPLNNLGQEMSSIDPEFQKKAKDLLSHWIQNTKTYLDIAKKKKILNAKTDTMKLAEFIVTFQEATFAMGKVMNDRKVYDSLYLSFRDHLQSHCH, encoded by the coding sequence ATGGGAAAACAAGAGGAAACTCGTAAACAGATTATTGAATCTGCATTTGTTCTGATTTATCAAAATGGATTTCAGGGTGTGGGGGTTCGTGAAATCGCACAAAAAGCAAACTTAACCATTGGTGCTTTCTTCTACCACTTCCCGACCAAAAATCATGTGGGTTATGCCATTATCGATGAGTTTCTATCCAAAGGAATTTTGGATCGTTGGATTGTTCCGCTAAAAACTTTTGAGAATCCTGTGGAAGGTATCATCCAAACTTTTAAAAAAACATTTGAAGAATGGCCAGATGAGTTTGTTTCGAGGGGTTGTCCCTTGAACAACTTGGGTCAAGAAATGTCCTCCATTGATCCTGAATTCCAAAAGAAAGCAAAAGATCTTTTGTCCCACTGGATCCAAAATACAAAAACTTACTTGGACATTGCCAAAAAGAAAAAGATTTTAAATGCAAAAACTGACACAATGAAACTGGCAGAGTTTATCGTCACTTTCCAAGAAGCAACCTTTGCTATGGGAAAAGTAATGAATGATAGAAAGGTTTATGATTCATTGTATCTTTCTTTTCGAGATCATTTACAAAGCCATTGCCATTGA
- a CDS encoding DoxX family protein gives MNEINQSPTYLWVGRILSGLVIAFLLFDAGGKLAKIEPVLKSMEELGLPGSSAATIGIILLVITVMYAIPQTATLGALLLTGYLGGAVAIHLRVGNPIWTHTLFPVYVGILLWIALSLRNPKVKELFWF, from the coding sequence ATGAACGAAATAAACCAATCCCCAACCTACCTCTGGGTGGGACGGATCCTCAGTGGACTTGTGATTGCTTTTTTACTTTTTGATGCAGGCGGAAAATTAGCCAAAATTGAACCAGTACTAAAAAGTATGGAAGAACTGGGCCTTCCTGGATCCAGCGCTGCGACCATTGGAATCATTCTTCTTGTGATCACAGTGATGTATGCCATTCCGCAAACGGCAACCCTGGGTGCACTTTTACTCACCGGATATTTAGGCGGTGCAGTTGCCATCCACTTGCGTGTGGGAAATCCCATTTGGACTCACACTTTATTTCCTGTTTATGTGGGAATTCTTCTTTGGATAGCACTAAGTTTACGAAATCCAAAAGTAAAAGAACTCTTTTGGTTTTGA
- a CDS encoding SH3 domain-containing protein: MKNKIVLLMITCASFTACSKNAEVTWHKNCDAKTNKASLDFTVPLYSEADSNSKVVEFVPAGTVVKVFEARNHNVWAPKYFVKVQTAKFEGYMSPRCFVVNQDPEVSVWRYSKGLVKEYNPFYSPTDKEHYPRGYEYGSLKDLPKDKIPLSDLTKGLEEVPYTNKNMLKQN; encoded by the coding sequence TTGAAAAACAAAATTGTATTACTCATGATCACTTGTGCAAGTTTCACAGCTTGTTCCAAAAATGCGGAAGTGACTTGGCATAAAAATTGTGATGCCAAAACTAACAAAGCAAGTTTGGATTTTACGGTTCCATTATATTCGGAAGCTGATTCTAACTCGAAAGTGGTGGAATTTGTTCCTGCAGGAACAGTAGTGAAAGTTTTTGAAGCTCGGAACCATAACGTTTGGGCTCCAAAGTATTTTGTAAAAGTGCAAACGGCAAAATTCGAAGGTTATATGAGTCCTCGTTGTTTTGTAGTAAACCAAGATCCAGAAGTCAGTGTTTGGAGATATTCCAAAGGCCTAGTAAAAGAGTACAATCCTTTTTACAGCCCAACGGACAAAGAACATTATCCTCGTGGATATGAGTATGGTAGCTTAAAAGATCTTCCTAAAGACAAGATTCCACTTTCTGACCTGACAAAAGGTTTGGAAGAAGTTCCTTACACAAACAAAAACATGTTAAAACAAAACTAA
- a CDS encoding c-type cytochrome, which yields MKQNIFRVLAIAGLLVLVNCDYKTPVYEYFPSMYDSPARESQEADSFASNGSASRIPPKGAIPVGYFPYPYATEATPDTLPGADKGLKNPIAKANLGDLMIGEKRYQTYCTPCHGVRGLGNGTVVGPAPRFQQSPPSVVSDKIKGWSDGQIYHIITMGRGLMGSYAYQIEPEDRWKLIAYIRKLQEYEVQNKKAN from the coding sequence ATGAAACAAAACATCTTTAGAGTTTTAGCAATTGCGGGACTCCTTGTTCTCGTGAATTGCGATTACAAAACTCCCGTTTATGAATACTTTCCTAGTATGTATGATTCTCCTGCACGTGAGTCACAAGAAGCCGATTCTTTTGCATCCAACGGATCTGCTTCTCGGATTCCTCCGAAAGGCGCAATCCCTGTAGGATATTTTCCATACCCTTATGCAACAGAAGCAACACCTGATACTTTGCCAGGCGCAGACAAAGGATTAAAAAATCCAATCGCCAAAGCAAACTTAGGTGATTTAATGATTGGTGAAAAACGTTACCAAACCTATTGCACACCTTGCCACGGGGTAAGGGGTCTTGGGAATGGAACAGTAGTTGGACCTGCTCCTAGGTTCCAACAATCACCTCCTTCTGTTGTGTCTGATAAAATCAAAGGTTGGTCCGATGGACAAATCTATCATATCATCACTATGGGTCGTGGACTAATGGGAAGTTATGCTTACCAAATCGAACCAGAAGACAGATGGAAGCTCATTGCTTACATCCGAAAACTTCAAGAATACGAAGTTCAAAATAAAAAGGCGAACTAG
- a CDS encoding DUF3341 domain-containing protein encodes MYLPKLEQFHKYKEMDEGVLGIFETPEAIIHAAEKANEKDYKGFDCILPYPVHGIDEAMGTPRSGLPWVTFFAGIFGCTIGILFQYLTHAYDWPLNISGKSLNAWFAYVPIIFELTVFSAGIYTVATLCFLSGIPKATRRILHPDLTSHRFGLWIPKSAKGYNESEVVSFVKGLGGSEVTVVKPENQK; translated from the coding sequence ATGTATCTTCCAAAATTAGAACAGTTTCACAAATACAAAGAAATGGATGAAGGAGTGCTCGGAATTTTCGAGACTCCGGAAGCTATCATACATGCGGCTGAAAAAGCCAATGAAAAAGACTACAAAGGATTTGATTGTATCCTTCCTTATCCTGTTCACGGGATCGACGAAGCAATGGGAACTCCAAGATCTGGACTTCCTTGGGTCACATTCTTTGCTGGTATCTTTGGTTGCACGATTGGGATTCTTTTTCAGTATCTCACTCACGCGTATGACTGGCCACTCAATATCTCTGGAAAATCTCTCAATGCATGGTTTGCTTATGTGCCAATCATCTTTGAATTAACTGTATTTTCTGCAGGGATTTACACTGTTGCTACACTATGTTTTTTAAGCGGTATTCCCAAAGCGACCCGTCGCATCCTTCACCCGGATTTGACATCACACAGGTTTGGACTTTGGATTCCAAAATCTGCTAAAGGTTATAACGAATCAGAAGTTGTTTCTTTCGTAAAAGGCCTTGGTGGATCGGAAGTAACCGTGGTAAAACCGGAGAACCAAAAATGA